A genomic region of Pseudoalteromonas piscicida contains the following coding sequences:
- a CDS encoding GTP cyclohydrolase II: MAEVRARVELNVGQHSNIPAEIVSFSGLKDGQEHVALVFNSADSQQQVPLIRMHSECLTGDVFHSSRCDCGEQLNECIEAMHKQGGILLYLRQEGRGIGLYNKIDAYVLQSQGMNTYEANNHLGFEDDLRDFSDAVLMLQALGLNHVKLMTNNPRKLKALREAGITVDEVVGTQAHVKAGVSGNEQYLKTKIQHGAHMLDIKKISKAD; this comes from the coding sequence GTGGCAGAAGTAAGAGCGAGAGTCGAGCTGAATGTAGGGCAGCATAGTAATATCCCTGCAGAAATAGTTTCTTTTTCAGGGCTAAAAGATGGCCAAGAACATGTTGCGCTGGTATTTAATAGCGCAGACAGTCAGCAGCAAGTCCCCCTAATTCGTATGCACTCTGAGTGCTTAACCGGCGATGTCTTTCATTCTTCTCGTTGTGATTGTGGCGAACAGCTAAATGAATGTATCGAGGCGATGCATAAACAAGGCGGCATTTTATTATATTTGCGCCAAGAAGGTCGTGGCATTGGCCTGTACAATAAAATCGATGCTTATGTATTGCAATCGCAAGGGATGAACACCTATGAGGCAAACAATCACCTCGGTTTTGAAGATGACTTAAGAGATTTCTCTGATGCAGTATTGATGCTTCAAGCGCTAGGGTTAAACCATGTTAAGTTAATGACGAACAATCCAAGAAAGCTAAAGGCGTTAAGAGAAGCTGGTATTACCGTCGATGAAGTCGTTGGTACTCAGGCACATGTTAAGGCAGGGGTTTCTGGTAATGAACAGTATCTAAAAACGAAGATCCAACATGGCGCGCATATGCTGGATATCAAAAAGATTTCAAAAGCGGATTAG
- a CDS encoding type 2 periplasmic-binding domain-containing protein, translating to MKRLLITVFFLVSYPTSAAADIAVIVNKDNPIESISQRQLIDMYMGKYVAFPNGDIAVTYDYEKSHPLRGPFFLALTGRNESQINAYWSRIKFSGKVSPPQSFSSPSAILENIRNTPNAIGYIPADFVTGDVKVIYQIDD from the coding sequence ATGAAAAGGTTACTTATTACTGTTTTCTTCCTCGTTTCATACCCTACTTCAGCAGCCGCTGATATTGCCGTCATCGTTAACAAAGACAACCCCATCGAGTCGATATCACAGCGTCAACTCATCGACATGTATATGGGAAAATACGTTGCCTTTCCTAACGGTGATATAGCCGTGACCTATGACTACGAAAAATCGCATCCATTAAGAGGCCCTTTTTTTCTGGCACTGACTGGCCGAAATGAGAGCCAAATTAACGCCTATTGGTCGAGAATAAAATTCAGCGGCAAAGTTTCTCCCCCACAATCATTTTCTTCACCATCAGCTATACTTGAAAATATAAGAAATACGCCAAATGCAATCGGCTACATTCCAGCAGACTTTGTGACGGGTGATGTAAAGGTAATCTATCAAATCGATGACTAA
- a CDS encoding sensor domain-containing diguanylate cyclase produces MTKYGLIVRLALVLVVSTFIFSMLYAKLYHDHIVERELRRSNTIIGQIGQTVSSSSSIATYLNDKDLAVEVINGLVSNDVISSAAIKSEEKWLAQSVGFKPQNATIIKLNHPFLLSEIVGEIYIQPNSVFIEQNARDIARSSVQTLLVVIIPILVIFTVVTHFIVTKPLSNLSSQIARVIPGAPLNLIVPKGHESSEIGDIASNTNQLIAKTASMFEQERQLRADIEILEKRFRLMFERSSSPTLLVKDKGEVILANDAACDLLAGMAIDLDEYFPESFGRYCKTPDILYTFTEHTLELNQPTQSEFEFINPLTEQLVWLSVIMLRVESSGHFYLQVFLSDITLRKTVFQELNKKANRDKLTGLYNRHGTEIKINEWLDNETPFSLFILDLDEFKPINDIYGHNAGDAMLKHIATQISTQVREQDVVCRWGGDEFLIALHCAKNEKLQRIAENLLEAINTEMIWQTPEGKSLPLRVGASIGIASYPRDAIELSQLIECADVAMYTVKKDKKNAFQFYSLSA; encoded by the coding sequence ATGACTAAGTATGGATTGATTGTACGACTGGCACTCGTGCTGGTTGTCTCAACTTTTATTTTTTCAATGCTTTACGCTAAGTTATATCACGACCATATTGTTGAGCGTGAACTTCGGCGCTCTAATACTATTATCGGGCAAATTGGCCAAACCGTGTCGTCTTCTTCCTCTATTGCAACTTATCTCAATGACAAAGACCTGGCTGTAGAAGTCATTAATGGCCTAGTCAGTAACGATGTAATCTCTTCAGCCGCAATCAAAAGTGAAGAAAAGTGGCTCGCTCAAAGCGTAGGATTTAAGCCGCAAAATGCTACCATTATTAAGCTCAATCATCCGTTTTTATTGAGCGAAATCGTTGGTGAGATCTATATTCAGCCAAACTCCGTTTTTATCGAGCAAAACGCTAGGGATATCGCCCGCTCAAGCGTTCAAACCTTACTGGTCGTCATCATTCCAATCTTAGTGATATTCACGGTTGTGACACACTTTATCGTGACAAAGCCCCTGAGTAACTTAAGTAGTCAAATTGCTAGGGTTATTCCCGGAGCCCCCTTAAATTTAATCGTACCTAAAGGACATGAATCAAGCGAAATCGGTGATATTGCAAGCAATACCAATCAACTTATTGCTAAAACCGCTTCCATGTTCGAGCAAGAACGGCAACTTCGAGCTGATATCGAAATCCTTGAGAAGCGCTTTAGACTCATGTTTGAGCGCTCATCTTCTCCCACCCTACTGGTAAAAGACAAAGGGGAAGTGATCTTAGCTAATGATGCCGCTTGTGATTTGCTGGCTGGTATGGCGATTGACCTTGATGAATATTTTCCAGAAAGCTTTGGTCGCTACTGCAAAACTCCGGATATTCTTTATACCTTTACGGAGCATACTTTGGAGCTTAACCAGCCAACTCAGTCAGAGTTTGAGTTTATCAACCCCTTGACCGAGCAACTTGTTTGGCTGAGTGTCATCATGCTGAGAGTGGAAAGTAGCGGACATTTCTATTTACAGGTATTTTTATCAGATATCACGCTGAGAAAAACCGTGTTTCAAGAACTCAATAAAAAGGCTAACCGCGATAAGCTAACAGGCCTCTACAATCGCCATGGTACTGAGATCAAAATCAACGAGTGGTTAGATAACGAAACTCCGTTTAGCTTATTTATTCTTGATTTAGATGAGTTTAAACCAATCAATGATATTTATGGCCATAACGCCGGTGACGCTATGTTAAAACATATCGCCACTCAAATTAGTACTCAGGTTAGAGAACAAGATGTAGTTTGTCGTTGGGGAGGTGATGAGTTTTTGATTGCCTTGCACTGCGCCAAAAATGAAAAGCTGCAGCGCATCGCTGAAAACCTGCTAGAGGCGATTAACACCGAAATGATTTGGCAAACGCCAGAAGGGAAATCACTGCCACTGCGAGTTGGCGCGAGCATAGGTATTGCAAGCTACCCAAGAGACGCTATTGAGCTAAGCCAATTAATCGAATGTGCTGATGTCGCCATGTACACGGTTAAAAAAGACAAGAAAAACGCCTTTCAATTTTACTCATTAAGCGCTTAG
- a CDS encoding DUF3413 domain-containing protein, with translation MLLRHRFHQFGWLVLINSLCSILITINVVNTNPADYQGLTLFYVSVSTWSHMALLTALVSIVAMPLIWLQSNKVRSVCFALFYALFFVALIANSLCFELYKFHINGVIVDMLLAGQVIEFSAIAWAQAIAIFVTIFVIQFYLSTWLSKPRAVMQLRFGRKFTSVTIIALLASNTIHAWASATVYQPITGFSKYLPLYKPATANSFLRKYDLLNEAALAQQKRMSLTQGQFNYPLQPIEVEPVKKPLDIVFVVLDSWRYDAFTAQVTPNIWRFSQQGAVFNHHFSTGNSTRTGITGLFYGLPGTAWQDIYNNRVTPLLMDRMRDLGYQFGIFSSAQLVRPEFNETVFARVEGLKTHTEGDDVLARDKQVTNNWSSWYSKRDPDKPSFSFIFYDAIHGYAVPEGYHAGFEPMHGPINHMLLDNDYDREPILNRYLTSTHFVDSLAASVLAQLDIENTLVIITSDHGEELNDNKLNYWGHNSNFTEPQIKVPFIVVGPKSEKWQRWQASNAVTSHLDVVPTLMSEYLGIKNTPEDYSTGYNLTGPVKERNWLLLSSYNKYAVVSKQQIIEVSPMGTYETLDETNKPSEQEPNFEYIQEAMQQISHFQ, from the coding sequence GTGCTATTGCGTCATCGGTTTCACCAGTTCGGCTGGTTGGTTCTTATCAACTCTCTTTGCTCAATCTTAATTACCATAAACGTTGTAAATACTAATCCTGCCGATTATCAAGGACTGACATTATTTTACGTTTCCGTATCAACGTGGAGCCATATGGCTTTACTCACAGCGTTAGTGAGTATTGTCGCTATGCCTTTAATATGGTTACAGTCAAATAAAGTGAGATCCGTATGCTTTGCTTTATTTTATGCATTATTTTTCGTAGCGCTTATTGCAAATAGCTTGTGCTTTGAGCTATACAAGTTTCATATTAACGGTGTTATTGTCGATATGCTGCTTGCAGGCCAAGTTATTGAGTTCTCAGCAATTGCATGGGCTCAAGCGATAGCTATTTTTGTTACGATATTTGTGATCCAGTTTTACCTGTCAACGTGGTTAAGTAAGCCCCGAGCCGTAATGCAGCTGCGCTTTGGTCGAAAGTTTACCAGCGTAACCATTATTGCCCTGTTGGCGAGCAATACAATTCATGCTTGGGCAAGTGCGACGGTATATCAACCAATCACAGGGTTCAGTAAGTACTTACCTCTCTACAAACCCGCAACAGCAAACTCTTTTTTGCGTAAATATGATTTGCTAAATGAAGCTGCATTGGCGCAGCAGAAGAGAATGTCTTTAACACAAGGACAATTTAACTATCCTTTACAACCTATTGAAGTAGAGCCAGTTAAGAAGCCTCTTGATATTGTTTTTGTGGTGCTGGATTCATGGCGGTATGATGCTTTTACGGCGCAAGTGACTCCCAATATTTGGCGATTCTCACAACAAGGAGCGGTCTTCAATCACCACTTTTCTACTGGAAATTCTACACGTACAGGGATAACCGGGTTATTTTATGGCTTGCCTGGCACCGCTTGGCAGGACATTTACAATAATCGAGTTACTCCATTATTGATGGATAGAATGCGCGATTTGGGTTATCAATTTGGAATATTTTCTTCTGCTCAGCTTGTTCGCCCTGAGTTTAATGAAACCGTCTTTGCTCGCGTTGAGGGGCTAAAAACGCATACTGAAGGCGATGACGTATTAGCACGAGATAAACAGGTCACTAATAATTGGTCCTCTTGGTATTCAAAGCGAGATCCAGATAAGCCTTCATTTAGTTTTATTTTCTATGATGCAATCCATGGCTACGCAGTTCCTGAGGGTTACCATGCTGGGTTTGAGCCAATGCACGGTCCCATTAACCATATGTTATTGGACAACGATTATGATAGAGAACCAATTTTAAATCGTTATCTTACCAGTACACACTTTGTAGATAGTCTTGCTGCATCGGTATTAGCGCAGCTTGATATAGAAAATACACTGGTGATTATCACCTCAGATCATGGTGAAGAGCTAAATGACAACAAGCTTAATTACTGGGGACACAATAGTAATTTTACTGAGCCGCAGATAAAGGTGCCATTTATTGTAGTTGGGCCAAAAAGCGAAAAGTGGCAGCGTTGGCAAGCCTCAAATGCGGTAACCAGTCATTTAGACGTAGTACCAACCCTGATGAGTGAGTACTTAGGGATTAAAAACACGCCTGAAGATTATAGTACGGGTTATAACTTAACCGGGCCTGTTAAAGAGAGAAATTGGTTACTACTTAGCAGCTACAACAAATATGCGGTTGTGAGTAAGCAGCAAATTATTGAAGTCTCGCCCATGGGAACATATGAGACGCTCGATGAAACGAACAAGCCATCTGAGCAAGAACCAAACTTTGAATATATTCAAGAGGCGATGCAGCAGATCAGCCACTTTCAGTAG
- a CDS encoding DUF3087 domain-containing protein, which translates to MKLVEINKARYRKHLNQVIIACVAALTIGSLGVAQLLIQLFPDVDGSHFHWNLTGVVVTCIVIGLVLKKHKAHPFMTEVSYVWDLKQSLNKITRKMAKLKQAAQQGDVDAMTAIQYSYAGSRQLWQLDDNTITMGDLAMWQAELDSLASKYQVEIKAENYKETMLKQY; encoded by the coding sequence ATGAAGCTAGTTGAGATCAACAAGGCGCGTTATCGCAAACATTTAAATCAAGTTATCATTGCTTGCGTTGCAGCGCTAACAATCGGTAGTTTAGGGGTTGCTCAGTTATTGATCCAATTATTTCCTGATGTAGATGGTAGCCATTTTCATTGGAATTTAACTGGTGTAGTCGTGACCTGCATCGTTATTGGGCTCGTGCTCAAAAAGCATAAAGCGCACCCATTTATGACCGAAGTAAGTTATGTGTGGGACTTAAAGCAATCACTGAACAAAATCACTCGTAAAATGGCGAAGTTAAAACAGGCTGCGCAGCAGGGGGATGTGGACGCGATGACGGCGATTCAGTATAGCTATGCGGGATCTCGTCAGCTATGGCAATTGGATGACAATACCATAACGATGGGTGATTTGGCGATGTGGCAAGCGGAGCTGGATTCACTGGCTAGCAAATATCAAGTTGAAATAAAAGCAGAAAACTATAAAGAAACGATGTTGAAACAGTACTAA
- a CDS encoding energy transducer TonB, with protein MVSQELTRPIIDIEVFDLTIAADREDSPVEEKRIMPEPPKPITAPIRPTENIVDTGDNLQISSETPSLDLGKFTNTMTLQFSTDGQATPLVRSNPNYPPAAARDGVEGWVEMEFAISPQGEVIDVKVTNAEPKRVFDQAAVRALRKWKYRPLIVDGKPQPQYAQRVVLEFTLEQ; from the coding sequence TTGGTTTCTCAAGAACTCACTCGCCCCATTATCGACATAGAAGTATTTGATCTTACTATTGCAGCAGATAGAGAGGACTCTCCAGTCGAAGAAAAAAGGATAATGCCAGAACCACCAAAACCAATAACGGCCCCGATTAGACCTACTGAAAATATCGTTGATACAGGAGATAATCTACAAATTAGTAGCGAGACACCTAGCTTAGATTTAGGTAAGTTTACTAACACAATGACGCTGCAATTCTCCACCGATGGGCAAGCGACTCCACTTGTTAGAAGCAACCCTAACTATCCACCTGCGGCTGCGAGAGATGGAGTGGAAGGCTGGGTAGAAATGGAGTTTGCCATTTCTCCACAAGGCGAAGTGATTGATGTTAAAGTGACGAATGCGGAACCTAAAAGAGTATTTGATCAGGCTGCTGTCAGAGCACTAAGGAAATGGAAATATAGACCACTTATTGTTGATGGAAAACCGCAACCGCAATACGCTCAGCGCGTTGTATTAGAGTTTACACTGGAACAGTAA
- a CDS encoding RNA polymerase sigma factor → MLSSLKMWRARAISNVEDPLYEYATTGKVKYLEQVIERYQSDLFHFLKTQTQAASAEDICQKTWLKVIEKKSAYRQQGHPKAYLFHIARNLLIDSIRASGKLSELTDSKVGMTNSNEFTKASEEQWLYQQIAALPLLQKEALSLQLEGFSLAEIAQIVGATQETVKTRIRYAKETLKSQVGENHE, encoded by the coding sequence ATGCTGAGTAGCTTGAAAATGTGGCGTGCTCGCGCCATCAGCAACGTAGAAGATCCGCTTTATGAATATGCAACAACGGGTAAAGTAAAATACCTCGAGCAAGTCATTGAGCGCTATCAAAGTGATTTATTTCACTTTCTGAAAACACAAACACAGGCGGCGTCGGCAGAAGATATATGTCAAAAAACATGGCTAAAAGTCATCGAAAAGAAAAGCGCTTATCGACAGCAGGGCCACCCCAAGGCTTACTTGTTTCACATTGCACGTAACCTGCTAATCGATTCAATCAGAGCGTCAGGTAAACTCTCTGAGTTGACAGATAGTAAAGTAGGTATGACCAACTCCAATGAGTTTACAAAAGCCTCGGAGGAACAGTGGCTATACCAGCAAATTGCTGCACTTCCTTTATTACAAAAAGAAGCGCTAAGCTTACAGTTAGAGGGGTTCAGCTTAGCTGAAATAGCACAAATTGTAGGGGCCACACAAGAGACCGTAAAAACTCGAATTAGATACGCAAAAGAGACACTTAAGTCTCAAGTGGGTGAAAATCATGAGTAA
- a CDS encoding Na+/H+ antiporter NhaC family protein, whose translation MAWYSILPPLIAIAVVFWRKEVIIALILALVSSEFLLALHGQQSLVAGTFVGSIERVIEVATSAGNSRILIFSIVIGALLAYIRESGGVAATVNMLLNRGVAKSKRQVGLLTMFTGTAVFIESNMSVLTSGIVARGLFDKFKMSRARLAYIIDSTSAPVCILILLNGWGAYVLGLLSNYELEQSAVSILWGSVAFNFYAIIALLIVLYTIVFDKVHGPMRAAEQELKHHTAEISSGPSATKSRYMLIPLLTLIVSMIGFMFWTGNGVLANGSGSKSVLYATILASTVAYLLLLSGKRFSHHELMDVGFKGMGELLPLVSIVLLSLTLGASLKELGTGTFVASLVGDYLPIYLIVPVLFITGAIMSFTTGTSWGTFAILIPIGVPLIQALGLPPSLVLGAILSGGIFGDHCSPISDTSAVSALASGCDLLTHVKTQLPYALVGGVLAIICFFIASLIMI comes from the coding sequence ATGGCTTGGTACTCGATTTTGCCACCTTTGATTGCAATTGCAGTCGTGTTTTGGCGTAAAGAAGTGATTATCGCATTGATTTTAGCGCTAGTTTCTTCCGAATTTTTATTGGCTCTACATGGTCAGCAGTCACTAGTCGCTGGCACATTCGTAGGCAGTATTGAACGTGTTATTGAGGTTGCGACATCGGCAGGTAACAGCCGGATCTTGATTTTTAGTATAGTGATCGGTGCATTGCTCGCCTACATCAGAGAGTCTGGTGGGGTTGCTGCAACGGTGAATATGCTGCTTAATCGAGGCGTCGCTAAAAGTAAACGTCAGGTTGGCTTACTAACCATGTTTACAGGCACGGCAGTGTTTATCGAATCAAATATGAGTGTACTAACCTCTGGTATTGTTGCGAGGGGACTATTTGATAAGTTCAAAATGAGCCGGGCTCGTTTGGCTTATATCATCGATAGTACTAGCGCTCCTGTATGTATTTTGATTTTACTTAATGGTTGGGGCGCTTATGTGCTTGGATTGTTGAGTAACTACGAACTTGAGCAGTCGGCAGTGAGTATTTTATGGGGTAGTGTCGCGTTTAATTTCTATGCGATTATTGCACTGTTAATTGTTCTCTATACGATTGTCTTTGATAAAGTTCATGGACCGATGAGGGCCGCAGAGCAAGAGTTAAAGCACCATACAGCTGAAATAAGTAGTGGGCCAAGTGCCACCAAATCGCGTTATATGCTGATCCCTTTGTTAACTCTGATTGTAAGTATGATTGGATTTATGTTTTGGACAGGCAACGGTGTATTGGCAAATGGTAGTGGCTCTAAGTCAGTACTTTATGCCACAATTTTAGCTTCAACCGTTGCATACCTGCTGCTGTTAAGTGGCAAGAGATTTAGTCATCACGAGCTAATGGATGTTGGATTTAAGGGGATGGGGGAGCTGCTGCCATTGGTAAGCATTGTGTTACTCTCTTTGACTTTAGGTGCAAGTCTAAAAGAGTTGGGAACAGGGACTTTTGTTGCGTCTTTAGTTGGTGACTATCTGCCTATTTACTTGATAGTACCTGTACTCTTTATTACAGGTGCAATCATGTCATTTACAACGGGTACATCATGGGGAACTTTCGCCATATTAATACCGATTGGCGTGCCACTTATTCAAGCGCTAGGCCTGCCACCGTCGCTTGTGCTTGGTGCTATCTTAAGTGGCGGAATATTTGGCGATCACTGCTCGCCTATCTCTGATACCAGCGCGGTATCGGCACTGGCATCTGGATGTGACTTACTGACTCATGTTAAAACCCAGTTGCCTTATGCATTGGTGGGTGGGGTATTAGCAATTATCTGCTTCTTTATTGCCAGTCTTATTATGATTTAA
- a CDS encoding MurR/RpiR family transcriptional regulator, with protein sequence MSTFVKIKALRPSLSNSEAKLADFTLNSGDKIRALSSVELAREAGVSQSSVVKFAQKLGYKGFPAFKLAVVDALNEQTDTSAPIDELISSNDSIELIADKLQLKQQNVISETRKLNSAKQFENAIQLVKNARKVIVCALGSTFTMAQDLTWKLQKLGIPAIAQVDEISASSFIATMGKDDLFIVISNTGTSKSLLTLTNQALDNGCKCLAISRYGSHSLAEMADAILYCINEGEPLKHSGMLSRTSQAYLIDVLFTALAQSNLHWQKRVDKANENMQVLRSE encoded by the coding sequence ATGTCTACATTTGTCAAAATAAAAGCACTTCGTCCATCACTATCAAATAGTGAAGCAAAGCTTGCTGACTTTACCTTGAACTCGGGCGATAAAATCCGTGCGCTTTCCTCCGTTGAGCTGGCACGCGAAGCCGGTGTCAGCCAATCTAGCGTCGTAAAATTTGCCCAAAAGCTGGGTTATAAAGGATTTCCAGCATTTAAACTTGCCGTTGTTGATGCGCTCAACGAGCAAACAGATACCAGCGCACCAATTGATGAGTTAATTTCCAGTAATGACTCCATCGAGTTAATCGCAGATAAATTACAACTAAAACAGCAAAATGTTATTTCCGAAACTCGAAAACTTAACTCAGCAAAACAGTTTGAGAACGCAATTCAGTTGGTGAAGAACGCACGAAAAGTCATTGTGTGTGCACTTGGTAGTACTTTCACTATGGCCCAAGATTTAACTTGGAAACTCCAAAAGCTTGGTATTCCGGCAATTGCTCAGGTTGATGAAATCAGCGCCTCCAGCTTTATTGCAACGATGGGGAAAGACGATCTTTTTATTGTGATCAGCAATACAGGAACCAGTAAGAGCTTGCTAACCTTGACTAATCAAGCATTGGATAATGGTTGTAAATGTCTTGCCATTTCTCGTTATGGTAGCCACTCACTTGCGGAAATGGCAGATGCGATACTGTATTGCATCAATGAAGGGGAGCCACTTAAACATTCAGGTATGCTGTCTCGTACTTCTCAAGCCTACCTTATTGATGTTTTATTCACGGCACTTGCACAATCAAACCTGCATTGGCAAAAACGCGTGGATAAGGCCAATGAAAACATGCAAGTATTGCGTAGCGAGTAA